In Miscanthus floridulus cultivar M001 chromosome 5, ASM1932011v1, whole genome shotgun sequence, one genomic interval encodes:
- the LOC136450717 gene encoding scarecrow-like protein 9: MVMDAGLHEPCALLPGSKRDGHMPIYPQIAAAAANGFTAEELESLLFLSPDGIASAAGGVGGSYLNVAPTTVVPPARTNRASPPRDASTAPPSVAQLDDSEAFSDIVLGYINRMLMAEDIDDKFEHYPEHPALLAAEKPFLEILAERPSSSGGSAVESPGGSSVGNSCYSAGSCTCATATAASDAFGAVLTPALDFTSTAFLQPPQLYQDLSPESSVVEAGGAWPYDSTEFYQLQSNLLSQSSSFASSNGSGVTLSDGFESLLSSPGVMPDVGFTDFAVQSQQAMQFCRGLEEASKFLPDESKLVIDLEKPASVTSLLANIKGENTFAEVKTEKADVEAAIHRGKKHFYGDDLDAEEGRCSKHSAPAIDTDHLVREMMDKVLLCNGEMCSKGVKELREALQHDVAKNSHGVHGKGSGHGKGRGKKQPKKEVVDLETLLVHCAQSVATDDRRGAAELLKQIRQHASPNGDGDQRLAHCFANGLEARLAGNGSQIYKSVIMTRFPCTDVLKAYQLYLAACPFKKIFHFFANQTIMNAVEKAKKVHIVDYGIYYGFQWPCLIQRLSTRRGGPPRLRITGIDTPHPGFRPAERIEETGRYLKDYAQTFNVPFEFRAIPSRFEAVQIEDLHIEKDELLIVNSMFKFKTLMDESVVAESPRNMVLNTIRKMNPHLFIHGIVNGSYNAPFFVSRFREALYHYSAVFDMLETNIPRDNEQRLLIESALFGREAINVISCEGLERMERPETYKQWQVMNQRAGFKQLPINQDIMKRAREKVRCYHKDFIIDEDNRWLLQGWKGRIILALSTWKPDHKSSS, encoded by the coding sequence ATGGTCATGGACGCTGGCCTGCACGAGCCGTGCGCGCTGCTGCCGGGATCCAAGCGCGACGGCCACATGCCAATCTACCCCcaaatcgccgccgccgccgcaaatGGATTCACGGCGGAGGAGCTCGAGTCGCTGCTGTTCCTGTCGCCTGATGGGATTGCTTCGGCTGCGGGCGGCGTTGGCGGCAGCTATCTGAATGTCGCGCCTACTACTGTGGTTCCGCCCGCCCGCACCAACCGCGCGTCGCCGCCGCGGGATGCGTCCACCGCGCCGCCCTCGGTGGCGCAGCTGGACGATTCGGAGGCGTTCTCGGACATCGTGCTGGGCTACATCAACCGCATGCTCATGGCCGAGGACATCGACGATAAGTTCGAGCACTACCCGGAGCACCCCGCGCTGCTCGCCGCCGAGAAGCCGTTCCTCGAGATCCTCGCCGAACGGCCCTCGAGCTCCGGCGGCAGCGCGGTTGAGAGCCCCGGCGGCAGCAGTGTCGGCAACTCCTGCTACAGCGCGGGCTCCTGCACCTGCGCCACCGCCACGGCGGCGTCGGATGCCTTCGGCGCCGTGCTGACGCCGGCGCTTGACTTCACATCGACCGCGTTCCTGCAGCCGCCACAGCTGTATCAGGATCTAAGCCCTGAGAGCAGCGTGGTGGAAGCAGGCGGCGCGTGGCCGTACGACTCGACGGAATTCTACCAGCTGCAGAGCAACCTGCTCTCGCAGTCCTCGTCATTCGCGTCATCCAACGGCAGCGGTGTTACATTATCAGATGGCTTTGAGTCGTTGCTGAGCTCGCCTGGTGTCATGCCGGATGTTGGCTTCACCGATTTTGCGGTGCAGAGCCAGCAGGCTATGCAGTTCTGCCGCGGGCTTGAAGAAGCAAGCAAGTTTCTGCCTGACGAGAGTAAGTTGGTGATTGATCTTGAGAAGCCAGCATCTGTTACAAGCTTGTTGGCTAACATCAAAGGGGAGAACACGTTTGCAGAGGTCAAGACAGAGAAGGCTGATGTTGAGGCAGCAATTCACAGAGGAAAGAAGCATTTCTATGGTGATGACTTGGATGCAGAGGAAGGGAGGTGCAGTAAACATTCAGCACCAGCTATTGACACTGATCACCTTGTGCGGGAGATGATGGACAAGGTCTTGTTGTGCAATGGTGAGATGTGTTCAAAAGGCGTCAAGGAGCTGCGTGAAGCCCTGCAGCATGACGTCGCAAAGAATTCGCATGGGGTTCATGGAAAAGGGTCCGGACATGGCAAGGGCCGTGGCAAGAAACAGCCGAAGAAGGAGGTGGTTGACTTGGAGACTCTCCTCGTCCACTGTGCTCAGTCTGTGGCCACCGATGATCGACGTGGTGCAGCTGAGCTCCTGAAGCAGATCAGACAGCATGCATCGCCCAATGGTGATGGTGACCAGCGTTTGGCGCACTGCTTCGCCAATGGCCTTGAGGCGAGGCTTGCTGGTAATGGAAGTCAGATTTACAAGTCTGTTATAATGACGAGGTTTCCCTGCACAGATGTGCTGAAAGCCTACCAGCTTTATTTGGCAGCTTGTCCATTCAAGAAGATCTTTCATTTCTTTGCCAATCAAACCATTATGAATGCCGTGGAGAAGGCGAAGAAAGTTCACATTGTCGACTACGGTATATACTATGGCTTTCAGTGGCCGTGCCTCATTCAACGGCTCTCTACCAGGCGTGGTGGCCCTCCAAGACTCCGGATCACTGGAATTGACACACCACACCCTGGTTTTCGCCCAGCAGAGCGCATAGAGGAGACAGGAAGGTATCTAAAAGATTATGCTCAGACCTTCAATGTGCCCTTTGAGTTCCGAGCCATTCCATCTAGGTTTGAGGCGGTTCAGATAGAGGATCTCCACATTGAGAAGGATGAGCTGCTGATTGTCAACAGCATGTTCAAATTCAAGACACTGATGGACGAGAGCGTGGTGGCTGAGAGTCCAAGGAACATGGTCTTGAACACAATCAGGAAGATGAACCCACATTTGTTCATTCATGGGATCGTCAATGGCTCTTACAATGCACCATTCTTCGTGTCTCGCTTCCGGGAGGCCTTATACCACTACTCTGCTGTCTTTGACATGCTGGAGACAAACATTCCAAGGGACAACGAGCAGAGGCTGCTTATCGAGTCAGCTCTGTTCGGTCGAGAGGCAATCAATGTAATCTCCTGTGAGGGTCTGGAAAGGATGGAGAGGCCTGAGACATACAAGCAGTGGCAGGTGATGAATCAGAGAGCTGGGTTCAAGCAGCTCCCAATCAACCAGGACATCATGAAGCGTGCTCGGGAGAAGGTTAGGTGCTACCACAAGGACTTCATCATCGACGAAGACAACAGGTGGTTACTGCAAGGGTGGAAAGGGCGCATCATACTGGCGCTCTCAACATGGAAGCCAGATCACAAATCTTCTTCCTAG